A single region of the Neotabrizicola shimadae genome encodes:
- a CDS encoding thiol-disulfide oxidoreductase DCC family protein, with the protein MVRDGLPEGPVAVMDAQCALCSFGARMIHRLDRSGSVKICPVQTGLGQRLLAEHGISGTDPESWLFLADGRAWTDFDAMAEVGWRSGGWGRGLILLRAIPKPLRDWLYRRVARNRYAIFGKGDMCAIPDPAFRARLIG; encoded by the coding sequence ATGGTGCGTGACGGCTTGCCCGAGGGGCCGGTGGCGGTGATGGATGCGCAGTGCGCGCTGTGTTCCTTTGGCGCGCGGATGATCCATCGGCTGGACCGCAGCGGAAGTGTGAAGATCTGCCCGGTGCAGACCGGGCTTGGGCAGCGGCTGCTGGCAGAGCACGGGATTTCCGGGACCGATCCGGAAAGCTGGCTGTTCCTGGCCGATGGCCGAGCCTGGACGGATTTCGACGCCATGGCCGAGGTGGGCTGGCGGTCGGGCGGCTGGGGGCGGGGGCTGATCCTGCTGCGCGCCATTCCGAAGCCCTTGCGCGACTGGCTGTATCGCCGGGTGGCGCGCAACCGCTATGCAATCTTCGGCAAGGGTGACATGTGCGCGATCCCGGACCCCGCCTTCCGGGCGCGGCTGATCGGATGA